The following proteins are co-located in the Macadamia integrifolia cultivar HAES 741 chromosome 3, SCU_Mint_v3, whole genome shotgun sequence genome:
- the LOC122074361 gene encoding B3 domain-containing protein At5g26805-like, with the protein MGVKRKREERGKEEDEDDLLKLKLWSDTWDVMKKLNKSDLDHHLRRVILPVDQVRKCVLPFLSKSELQEVEGKNEGLTVRVDDLNTGTYYSLSFKKWESNGSYKLGRRWIQRFVVRRQLHKDDVIGMCWNQSTRGFCFSVIKRSPAYPPPDPSLCEFARKHLRLSPPTPDLFIDALESCPCKN; encoded by the coding sequence ATGGGtgtgaagagaaagagagaagaaagaggaaaagaagaagacgaggatGATCTATTGAAACTGAAGCTGTGGAGTGATACATGGGATGTGATGAAGAAGCTGAACAAGAGTGACCTTGATCATCACCTGAGAAGAGTTATACTGCCAGTTGATCAGGTGAGGAAATGTGTTCTCCCATTCCTTTCTAAATCTGAACTACAGGAAGTGGAAGGGAAGAATGAAGGACTGACGGTGCGTGTGGATGACTTAAACACTGGAACTTACTATTCGTTGAGTTTCAAGAAGTGGGAAAGCAATGGTTCCTACAAACTTGGTCGGCGCTGGATACAACGCTTCGTGGTCAGGAGGCAACTTCACAAGGACGATGTGATCGGCATGTGTTGGAACCAATCCACTAGGGGTTTCTGTTTTTCAGTCATCAAGAGAAGTCCAGCTTATCCTCCACCGGATCCTTCTCTCTGCGAATTTGCACGCAAACACCTTCGCCTCAGCCCACCTACACCTGATTTGTTCATCGATGCATTGGAGAGCTGCCCAtgcaaaaactaa